The genomic interval CGTTGTGTCCATCCGCATTAAATGTAAAACGGCTCTCGAAACTTCGAGAGCCGTTTCAGTTCCATCAATGAAAAAGGAGGGATGGCTATTCTTGCACAGGCATGGGCGCATTTTTGCGCTGGCGGAACGTGATGCGCGCGCGGGTCAGATCATACGGCGACATTTCCATCGCGACGCGGTCTCCGAGCAGGATGCGAATGTAGTGTTTACGCATTTTACCGGAGAGGTAGGCGAGCACTTCATGCCCGTTATCGAGCCTCACGCGGAACTGGGTGCCGGGCAGCGCCTCGATCACAAGTCCTTCGGCGCGAATTTTATCTTCTTCCTTAGCCATAGTGTCTCTTTCTACTTGTTTCACTCGCCGTCGCGGGTGAAGGTGCGCCGCTTGATGCGACGGATCGCTTTTTTCTTTTCCATTCGGCGCTGTTCGCTTTTGGAGACGAACCAGCGTTTGCGGCGGACGGTGCTGAGCACTCCGCTCTTGACGACCTTTTTGCGAAAGCGTTTCAACAGCGAGTCTTGCGATTCGCCATTACGAAGATTTACGGATGCCAAACGAAGTCACCTCCTTCCCGCATGAAAATAAAAAACTCTGCTTACATGCAGAGTCGGTTGAGGGTCTTTCAAGAAATAAGAAACGACAAAATGATCGCTGGATCAAACCGTGCGCTTCACGCTCCTCTTTTGTAATCGGGGCTATGCCCGTCAACCGAACTGCAAGATTAATTATACATGAAACACGCGCAGTTGGATAGACTGCGCGTGTGCTTTTTTAAGAAAAGCCTCTTGGCAATGACCTACTCTCCCAGGAGGTCGCCCTCCAAGTACCATCGGCGCTGACGGACTTAACTGCCGGGTTCGGGATGTGACCGGGTGTACCCCCGTCGCTCCAATCACCAAGAGACTATTTCACAAGGTAGTGCTGAACAGTAACTGATAAGATTTGCGTGGAAGAGTAATAAGTTCTCCACATCACGGGATTCAGCCCTCGACCATTAGTACAACTTAGCTCAACACATTACTGCGCTTACACTTGTTGCCTATATAGCAGGTGGTCTACCTGCGGTCTTACTCTGTTAACCAGAATACAGGGATCTAATCTTGAGGCGAGTTTCCCACTTAGATGCTTTCAGCGGTTATCTCTGCCCGACGTAGCTACCCAGCAATGCTCCTGGCGGAACAACTGGCACACCAGAGGTCAGTCCACTCCGGTCCTCTCGTACTAGGAGCAGCTCCTCTCAAATCCCTTACGCCCACAGCGGATAGAGACCGACCTGTCTCACGACGGTCTGAACCCAGCTCGCGTACCGCTTTAACGGGCGAACAGCCCGACCCTTGGGACCTTGTCCAGCCCCAGGATGCGATGA from Candidatus Defluviilinea gracilis carries:
- the infA gene encoding translation initiation factor IF-1; protein product: MAKEEDKIRAEGLVIEALPGTQFRVRLDNGHEVLAYLSGKMRKHYIRILLGDRVAMEMSPYDLTRARITFRQRKNAPMPVQE
- the rpsU gene encoding 30S ribosomal protein S21, whose product is MASVNLRNGESQDSLLKRFRKKVVKSGVLSTVRRKRWFVSKSEQRRMEKKKAIRRIKRRTFTRDGE